A DNA window from Streptomyces sp. 71268 contains the following coding sequences:
- a CDS encoding SDR family oxidoreductase, whose protein sequence is MDQVTVVTGGSRGIGAAVAVRLARAGHHIAIGFERATDAADATAAKVRAEGVRCVTVRADTSDAEQVDALFDTARAELGAVTGLVNNAGITGLLGRFTETSPEAMRRVIDVNVTGALLCARRAAREMSTRHGGAGGAIVNVSSSSATTGSPGEYVHYAASKAAVDAMTVGLSKELAAEGIRVNSVQPGMTVTDIHASMGDPERPWRAADRVPMGRPGEPDEIAGAIAWLLSPDASYTSGAVLRVAGGL, encoded by the coding sequence ATGGACCAGGTCACGGTGGTAACGGGCGGCAGCAGGGGCATCGGCGCGGCCGTCGCCGTACGGCTGGCGCGGGCGGGGCACCACATCGCCATCGGCTTCGAGCGCGCCACGGACGCCGCCGACGCGACGGCGGCCAAGGTCCGCGCGGAGGGCGTGCGGTGCGTGACCGTACGGGCCGACACGAGCGACGCCGAGCAGGTCGACGCGCTGTTCGACACGGCACGCGCGGAGCTGGGCGCCGTCACCGGGCTGGTGAACAACGCCGGAATCACGGGCCTGCTCGGCCGCTTCACGGAGACATCGCCCGAGGCCATGCGACGGGTCATCGACGTCAACGTGACCGGCGCGCTCCTGTGCGCCCGCCGGGCCGCCCGCGAGATGTCCACCCGGCACGGCGGCGCGGGCGGTGCCATCGTCAACGTCTCCTCATCCAGCGCCACCACGGGCAGCCCCGGCGAGTACGTGCACTACGCGGCGAGCAAGGCCGCCGTTGACGCGATGACGGTGGGCCTGTCCAAGGAACTGGCCGCGGAGGGCATCCGGGTCAACTCCGTACAGCCGGGCATGACCGTCACCGACATCCACGCCTCGATGGGCGACCCGGAGCGGCCGTGGCGCGCGGCGGACCGGGTGCCGATGGGTCGCCCCGGTGAACCGGACGAGATCGCCGGCGCCATCGCGTGGCTGCTCTCGCCCGATGCCTCGTACACC